From the genome of Primulina huaijiensis isolate GDHJ02 chromosome 11, ASM1229523v2, whole genome shotgun sequence:
GGTTTCAAGTAATGAAACACATCAAAACAATCAGCAAGAAACTGTGTTAAATTGGAATCAGGTTATtaattaaaatcccaatttcTTGGAATGGCTTAACCAATGATCTTCTCTTCATCCTACTATGTTGCAGAGGATATTACAGGTGTAGTAGTTCAAAAGGATGTCCCGCAAGAAAACAAGTGGAGAGGAGTAGAGTTGACCCTAACATGATATTGGTGACATATTCTTGTGAACACAACCACCCCTGCCCGGCATCTAGGCATAATCTTCCCAATACCAACCACCAAAAAGCCACCAGCTCAAGCTCGGCCGCCACCGCCGCCACTAACTTGACGACAGCTTCTGTGtctgaagaagatgaagaagaacaagaagaagagAAGAAGAAATCTGTAAATAACCCTTCTAATCATTCTCAAGAAATCATCGAGGAGGAAAAATTCAGCGATCTTTGCGAATTCGGGTGGTTTTCTGAGTTTGAATCCACTTCTTATACCATGCTAGAGAGTCCGATTTTAACCGAGGACGGGATCGCTACAGACAATGAAATGGCTATGATTTTCACAATGCGTGAAGAAGATGAGTCGCTGTTTGCTGACCTCGGTGAGTTGCCGGAATGTTCAACTGTATTCCGGCGTGGGATGGCTCAAAAAGAGGCGGAGCCACGGCGGCACAGTGGGGATGAGGCCATGTGCCTGCCCCAAATTTGTCTTCCGTCATGAACGggtttattattaatttttaatattgaaaatctctaattaattactgatttattttaaaaaagatttgaGCGTAGTAGTTAGGAAATTTGTCACATTTTCTTGTAGTTAGCGCCATGGCCGTCTGTTTCTTTTAACGGTTAtgttaaatcatattttaattatggtATTAATTATTATCTCATCATGCTACATTGTTATTTCCGAACAATGCAACCACTTTATGCAATaactgaattttttaaattaaaaaaaactctaaaatTCAGCTAAAttggttttaattaaataaatatataagccGGTgcatttaaagaaataaaaatattttttaaaaaaaaaactcaagaaTTCTTGAAAGGAATTTAATGTGTGATGTCCAGTCAATTACGATGGGGTGGGTTCCAAATAGTATTGAAATAAGATTAACATCGAATGCGCATGTTATGTTGGATTTTAGGTATAATTTAATTCtataatttgtttaaaaatgtgaaatatattaaattgaatacaTGTAAGTCAGTTACATATATTATTGGAATAGAGGAGACACTTGaaacataatatatattcaCTCTGAAACAGCTAGCTAGCTAGCATAATTAATACATTCCAGGATGACCAAAAGAACCATCTTCTTCAAAATTATCCTTTgttagaatatatattttagctaatattaaaattattctcTAATTATACCTAAATATATAATAggataaggaaaaatatttttcccacTTGAGTCTTTGTTAggcagattaaaaaaaaaaatttagaaagaaAAGGTAACGATAATTCGCTTGATCCAAAGCTGCATGTAAACCCAAAAGTCAAATTTTGaccaaattaaaatttgacacTAGATCTTGTGCCCTTATGCTCAAAATAAAGGCCATCTaatgtttattataattagagtaATTGATAGGCTACACCAGACACCCTGATAAAAAAAttctctttttaaaattttttgaaattttttgaaactAAATACATTGAACTCATAtcgaaatattaaataaattatgatgaCAATATCAATGAATTATAATTAAACCTCCGCCGCCACAACATTAGgtattcatatatatagatgGACGCGCATGGTGAAACAACAAATGATAAGAATATTTTTCGAAACATTGTACATTTTCTTGCTCAACTCCAAATCAGTTCAACAATATTTGGAATCACCCAAGTATACTTAAGTTAGAGTAAAGCCTAAGAGGAACAGCACCCAGATTTTTTCATATCCGATACATCTTTACTAACATCAATTTTCTCCCCCATTGAAGGGACATTCGACGCAGCTGAATCCTCGCCCGCCTCCATGTTCTTCTTGCTCACCATACGATATATCTGATCAAGAACATCTGAGAACGCTTTGTCCACATTAGTAGCATCCAGTGCAGAAGTTTCCATGAAGTAGAGCGACTCTTTCTCCGCAAATGACGTTCCATCCTCAGGTGAGACAGTCACCAGATGTCGAAGATCCGACTTGTTGCCAATAAGCATGGCTACAATGTTGGGATCAGTGTGATCTCTCAGCTCTTTAAGCCATCTTTCCACACTTTCGAATGTGGAATGCCTGGTGACATCGTATACCAGCAAAGCACCAACTGCACCACGATAGTAGGCACTGGTGATGGCACGGTACCTAGAAAGCAAAAGGATATGAAACTTTTAGACTGCTTGTAAGCTACAATAAAAGTAGGGATAaccatttatgatttatactCGGGCAATTCTGGAAGATCCTTAGACGTCCTGATCACTGACCATGACAACCTTTAGTTTAGACATATGTTGAAAGGATACGCATTAGCACCCGTTGAAACATCATTTATCTCTTCATATCTAACTCCCATGTCTGATACATCACCATATAGTACCTACCAACACTACTTTATAAAGAGGATTGTTGATTGGTTCTTTAGAACAGTAATTGACAGCACAAGTTCTCTTCATAATGAACGCAGGCATAAATTTGAACATAGGTTCGTGCAAACATATTTGCCACTCTATAAAATTACTCTAGAGAAGGTATCTATAAATCACTTGAACAGCACTTCCATCAAATTTTGACATTCTTACATAGGAAGATTCAAAAGCAAGTGGAACATCAGAATCCTGAGGAATGCATATAAATATAGCAGATTTGACAAACAGCGCTGGAAATTCATGCACCATGAAAATGTAAATATCGTGGCTTCTCTTTCTCCTAATTTTCGCCAGGCCGTTTACAGTCGAGACTCAAGGGCAGGGCTCCACTCTACCGATATGCATGATTACAGTTTTTCAGtgcaataaaattaaaatcgaCGATCTTTCTCCCATGATACGGATCGAGAACTCATCTTCCTTCGTTCTGGAGTGTAAAAGCGAATGTACAATCAGTTCACTACAAAATTTCAACAGTATGCTCGAATTCACATTGTCCCCTAACAACTACCCCTTCAAGATAAAAACTGAAAGCTAATTCATAGCCTTCAGATCTGTCCTAAGCAATAGTCAGCACAACGCAACGGACACTAAGAATTTAAAGAAGCCTCGAGAACCAGTGTAGTACACAAAATCGGTATCAAAGCATGAAATTCACAAATCTTGTGCAAAACCCAATTGGGAAAATAGCAATAATTGGACCAAGATTTCAACTAAAACAACAGTAAGATCCGTTCCTCTGAAATGTCAAAGAAACTTAACAATGTGGCCAAACAAAATCGAAAAACCCAGATCAGAAacaccaaaaataataaaaagatgATAAAGATGTCACCTTTCTTGGCCAGCCGTGTCCCAAATCTGAGCCTTGATAACTTTACCCTCCACAGTCACGCTTCTGGTAGCGAACTCAACTCCGATGGTGGATTTAGTCTCCAAGCTGAACTCGTTCCTAGTGAATCTCGAAAGCAAATTGGATTTACCCACACCCGAGTCACCAATCAAAACCAACTTGAACAGATAGTCATAGTCATCTTCCGCTCTGTTCCCAGCCATCTCTAAACTGAATTAATCACTTCTCAGATTAAAGAATACAGTTGTGTGATAAAGAAAATGGGAACAGCAGAGAAAATTGTAAAGATTTTTGGTTTTCTTGTTTATACAACAGTGACTGTAAAAGTTTATtcgtttcttttcatttttgagCTTTATCGTGGGTGCTTGTGTCCTCCTTTTAGCTGTTGCGCGGCATGGCAAGACTGGTTTTAGATTACAGGTTTGGGGTCGTTTTTTGAAACGTGTGACCCGGGAAATGGAACAAGCCGAACATATCACCTAATTGGGCCTGCCAAATATATCATGTGAAACCCATTACACACGCAAAAATCACTCGTATATTTCTACacaatactattatttaaaaattcctACAAaaatagttggtatcagagcgtagaCTGAGATACGCTCGTACTAGAGTTAGTACACTCGAGTTTCGGCACAACAAATTTGTGCgcatgtgtttgattatttgaaattacttGCTCTTGTCTGGCGTGAATTACATGTTAGTATCTTAGGATATGACAGAGTTCCTCGAGGTAGGCGCGGTCGTCCTGCTGCAGAGGTAGCCAATAAAGCTGATGCAGAGGTAGAACAATTGGTGCACATAGTTGATGAAATGGAATTGGCTGTAGCTCGATTTCAGAATATGCATCCTGCGAAATTCTTTGGGAATGAAGGAAGTGATCGAGCTGAAGGATGGCTGAAACACATGGAATTTCTGTTCAACACAGTACATTATGATTCTCATAGAAGGTTAACTATGGCAGTTCTCCAACTCCGGGATCGTGCACAGCGTTGGTGGGAGGCTACTACCAATGTACTGCAGCGAACAGGTACTCAGATCACTTGGGAGGTGTTTCGTGCTAAATTTCTCCAAGAATATGCTCCACCATCCTACTATTCAGCCAGAGAATCGAAATTTCATCGACTAGTTCAGGGCAATATGTCTGTTGAAGAATATGCTCGACAACTTTCTACTCTTCTCACTTATGTACCACATGTGGCTGTcagtgaaaaaggaaaattttcaaaatttttggaaggACTGGActttcaaatacatgctatggTTATGGCTGGGTCGCCTACAACTTATGCAGAAGCTGTGGACAAGGCGATTGGAATTGAGGCGGGGCTGAGACGAGGAAAACAACTACATGCTCCACCAATGCCTAGTGGTGGTTCCTATTTTTCAGCAGGTACACCGTCTTTTTCATCTCAACAGTCATGCCAACAgcaaaaaaaaacaattcagaccaaaaaaaaaacagtttaaAAAGAAATATCAGTCTAGTTCCTCGAGTTCGAGCAGTTCACAAAGTGCGACAAGTGGACAGTACCTGTGAGGGCATGTTATCCTAATAACGATTTATTAACATGCAATCATGATTAATCAGTAAACAGCGGAAAAGTGAGTTAAAAATTTGCGTTTGGGCCTATAAAATTTTCGGCATGACCTTCGCATAAATAAGACataccagaaaatcaaatagtcaaaataaacaacatatgtcctcaataaacacaacaaCATAAACATGTGTCAGCCAAACACAATCATGACATATACAAACCCAAAATATCATAGAGCCGACAAGGCTCGATAGTACTATAATACAATcctccaaatatatacatatagtatcTGGGAGACAGCAACACAACGCAGTACCTAAATACAACTGAACCCACTCTCAAGGAGCTCTGGTACTTCCTGAGGCTTCCTCTCGAGCACCTGAGGTCGAACCACCTGTACCACCTGTCATGTCCACAAACAAAAGACACGACAGGCCCCTCTCGGGGGTCAGAAACCCCAGTACGAGACATCAAGAAACCACGATATATGACATAGAAATGCAATGATgccatgcatgaatgcaatgcatgtataggTGCAGGATATCAGGAGTCAAACGATCGACATcaacaatcatacatatatgctcGAGCTGGTCCACGACTCAGCGGACCGTGACTGGGATATGGCCCAGCCTCGAAGCCAACAACTACCTAAACCGGACCGAATCAAGGTAGCCAAACATCTCCAGaacaccatatcatatcatatatataatggatctcaaccgaaatataactggatctcaatatgatatgttcagtggtattgatgtgtctaactaaaataaaatgtgtgaaccaaagaaatattttattttattttgcacatcaattaccaactgataatatgcgagtcagcatataaaatcacataaatcaacaaatagcaCATAAATCATACACATGATCATCAGATGCCTCTGTCAGACATCGTGAAAATAACCGATCTCTACGTACCTCAACTAATTTTACCAGTATCTTAAATCATCCAGAAAATCCTGGAAATGCCAACTCAAAAAAATcacctgaatattaatttaaatggtcatattatcatataaaaattccacaaccatttaaattcattacaaaatccaatttcaactatttaggcattttaaattcctaaaattCCCATATGCGACTAAAATGcctaaaatcaattatttctattttaattcGTCGCAAAATATTCTTTAACTAATATTCAAGTGACTGCGATGAATTATAGGTTCAACAAATTATATCTCCAACACTGACAATTCCGAAACCTGCAATAATAAcccaataattaattagtaatgatacaatatttgagtcggaattaaattaaattcacaTAGACAACAATTCGCACCGATATAGCTTGTACGTCCAATAACAGTGGCTAAACTCGAGCCTAAACCGAAGCTGACCGGCAACAGGCGACGAACTCGCCGGAGAAGAATACCGGAATCACGCAGAAAAACAGAGCTGAGGGGTCGTTCTcgaaaatttgcaaaagtggtatCAAAAGAAAGCTTACGACATAAGGAACAAAACCCCTCAATCAATTTTTACTTTTGAGCGGCGGAAGACGGCGATTTAGCGGTGAAACCGGCAGCGTTTTCTTCGGGTTTTCGGAAATCACGATTTTAAATAGCAAGAGTTGTATCAATGGATATCTCTCGTCAAGAGTTTTTNTAATATCGTCTATAAAccgatttaattatttgacttaattattttaaatttctcaatttaaaataattaatcttaattatcgtcaaataacatataattaaatcggATCGTTACATAAATCTTCACTTAGCCAAAAATTATTAACactcataataatttttattgatgGATTTTAACTTAAAAAGGTGACGAGCCcaacatacatatataatatgtttAAGTAGATCTATTATACTTTTTTTATACTACAACACAATTGGAGTGTTTCAAGACGAAATTTTAGTcattaaacaattaacacaagatgttaattttcattaaaatgtgAAAATCAACATTATCTCATGGTGTTGGCACCGTGAAGAAACTATGATTTGTACTAAAACACTTTTACGCGTTTGTTTGCCAACCACAACCAATCGATTTCGGGCTTTCtaattagaagaaaaatatcGTCCAATTATATGCATTTCTTGGCCATCGATGAATATTTTCGACACCTGGACTCATATTCTATCAACTTTCGTCAAGTGTTTCTGCAAAGGTCAGCAATTccacataatttattttatgtttcaatattttaaaatatagtaagAGGTGATAAACGAATTTTGTAAAAATGGTGAAAGCTGAATAAAAAGTAGTGATTACGTTTGGGGATATAAAATTGGATGGTGGATGTCTGATAGATTATATCAGACAGAAAAAAACTGACTTTGTTTcaacaaaaatttatatgtcCGTGTCGAGATTGTCAGAGTAAATTCATGtagtaaaataattttgtttgcaAATATGGGAATCACATTGGGAGAATGAATGACAAAAGAGAAAGACAAGTAAATgggaaattgattttaaatgaaaaagagGCACAGAACATGAATCTATGTATAGTTAACATCACCGCAACCCAAGCCAACATTTACACATTCGATGTCTCTTTCGCTGTCCCCGTAGCTTCAGTGACCGGCGCTTttccaaatatataatataatataacgcGCCAAGATAAGTCTCATTCATTGCACAAAACATGTTGTCCTTAATTCAATATACAT
Proteins encoded in this window:
- the LOC140988251 gene encoding probable WRKY transcription factor 65 isoform X2; amino-acid sequence: MSRLKNTRLVSELVDSEDSPENSGDSPRSVVSGDIKTASTSSSRRRRGGLQKRIVSIPIKEVEGLKLKGDHMTAPPSDSWAWRKYGQKPIKGSPYPRGYYRCSSSKGCPARKQVERSRVDPNMILVTYSCEHNHPCPASRHNLPNTNHQKATSSSSAATAATNLTTASVSEEDEEEQEEEKKKSVNNPSNHSQEIIEEEKFSDLCEFGWFSEFESTSYTMLESPILTEDGIATDNEMAMIFTMREEDESLFADLGELPECSTVFRRGMAQKEAEPRRHSGDEAMCLPQICLPS
- the LOC140988251 gene encoding probable WRKY transcription factor 65 isoform X1, translated to MSRLKNTRLVSELVDSEDSPENSGDSPRSVVSGDIKTASTSSSRRSRRGGLQKRIVSIPIKEVEGLKLKGDHMTAPPSDSWAWRKYGQKPIKGSPYPRGYYRCSSSKGCPARKQVERSRVDPNMILVTYSCEHNHPCPASRHNLPNTNHQKATSSSSAATAATNLTTASVSEEDEEEQEEEKKKSVNNPSNHSQEIIEEEKFSDLCEFGWFSEFESTSYTMLESPILTEDGIATDNEMAMIFTMREEDESLFADLGELPECSTVFRRGMAQKEAEPRRHSGDEAMCLPQICLPS
- the LOC140987095 gene encoding ras-related protein RABA1d-like, with amino-acid sequence MAGNRAEDDYDYLFKLVLIGDSGVGKSNLLSRFTRNEFSLETKSTIGVEFATRSVTVEGKVIKAQIWDTAGQERYRAITSAYYRGAVGALLVYDVTRHSTFESVERWLKELRDHTDPNIVAMLIGNKSDLRHLVTVSPEDGTSFAEKESLYFMETSALDATNVDKAFSDVLDQIYRMVSKKNMEAGEDSAASNVPSMGEKIDVSKDVSDMKKSGCCSS